The following are from one region of the Leishmania braziliensis MHOM/BR/75/M2904 complete genome, chromosome 21 genome:
- a CDS encoding putative mitochondrial processing peptidase alpha subunit, with the protein MLRATSRLGIYEYQFGQPSLRSAFSTKIARTTKARSPGTVQSTRLANGVLVVSHDLDGPVTSIGVYADAGPKHDPIATPGLSYVMRFALQTSNMDSSLFQIDRTMRSTGNAYGHGEVCKRYLSWKAEGRRDMWEKPFEMLATGVVAPRFHESDVERFRDTMDNQLEEMRWQNPRDYAVDQLETVAFYKEPLGAPRMVPRIANDRCNHKVLLDHWAANFQPNRIVVAGVNVPHDALIAAYEKLPYKHSAEAPHHARAAAPKLSHSNEVAQFYPGRQNVEYESRAAAMGTVPDMQAEVVGAVGVPTYGRDEGTKQYATALVTREIYEEAMRSVHGSHAGPQYYGAQVFYRPYSSAGLIGYTVRGAPAAIEKMLQVASSAFPASVDEAAVKRATHCAHVRLLHDQVDMTRDYCDFLATSPHSVEALVQAISGVTKANVEEAMKKIVAQKPATYAMGDSFVFPMVAALNHA; encoded by the coding sequence ATGCTGCGCGCGACGTCTCGCTTGGGTATCTACGAGTACCAGTTCGGTCAGCCTTCGCTGAGGAGCGCCTTTAGCACCAAGATCGCGCGGACTACCAAGGCACGCAGCCCCGGCACAGTGCAGTCGACAAGGCTAGCAAACGGTGTGCTTGTCGTGTCGCACGACCTTGACGGCCCGGTCACGTCCATCGGCGTGTACGCGGATGCAGGGCCAAAGCACGACCCCATCGCCACCCCCGGCCTGAGCTACGTCATGCGCTTTGCCCTGCAGACCTCCAACATGGATAGCTCCCTCTTCCAGATCGACCGCACGATGCGCTCCACGGGCAACGCGTACGGGCACGGTGAGGTGTGCAAGCGCTATCTGAGCTGGAAGGCGGAGGGTCGCCGTGACATGTGGGAGAAGCCGTTCGAGATGCTCGCCACCGGCGTCGTCGCGCCGCGCTTCCACGAAAGTGATGTTGAGCGTTTCCGCGACACGATGGACAaccagctggaggagatgcgctGGCAGAACCCCCGCGACTACGCCGTCGACCAGCTGGAGACGGTGGCCTTCTACAAGGAGCCCCTCGGCGCGCCGCGCATGGTGCCTCGCATCGCAAACGACCGCTGTAACCACAAGGTGCTGCTAGACCACTGGGCCGCGAACTTCCAACCCAACcgcatcgtcgtcgctggGGTAAACGTGCCGCACGACGCCCTGATAGCCGCCTACGAGAAGCTGCCGTATAAGCACTCGGCCGAGGCCCCGCaccacgcgcgcgccgccgcgccgaaGCTGTCCCACAGCAACGAGGTGGCCCAGTTCTACCCGGGCCGGCAGAATGTCGAGTATGAGAGTCGCGCCGCTGCGATGGGCACAGTGCCTGACATGCAGGCGGAGGTGGTTGGCGCCGTCGGCGTTCCGACCTATGGCCGTGACGAGGGCACCAAGCAGTAcgcgacggcgctggtgacgcGCGAGATCTACGaggaggcgatgcgcagtgtTCATGGAAGCCATGCCGGCCCGCAGTACTACGGCGCACAGGTCTTTTACCGCCCCTACTCATCTGCTGGTCTGATCGGCTACACTGTGCGCGgcgcgccggcagcgatAGAGAAGATGCTCCAGgtcgcctccagcgcctttCCGGCCTCCGTTGATGAGGCGGCTGTGAAACGCGCGACCCactgcgcgcacgtgcgcctACTGCACGACCAGGTCGATATGACACGCGACTACTGCGATTTTCTCGCCACGTCACCCCACTCGGTGGAGGCGCTCGTGCAAGCGATCAGCGGTGTCACGAAGGCcaacgtggaggaggcgatgaAGAAGATCGTCGCGCAGAAGCCGGCAACGTATGCGATGGGCGACAGCTTCGTGTTCCCCatggtggcagcgctgaaCCATGCTTAG